The Natrinema sp. DC36 genome includes the window GTCGGGGGTGACGCGAGGCTCCTCGCGCTGGTGATGATGCTGCCGTTAGTCGACGGCGTCTTCCCCGCGTTGATCCTGGCCGGCGCGCTCGACGAGCCGCTGGGCGCGTTCCAGGTCGGCCTGCTGATTTTCGGCGGGAGCGCCACCGTCGCCGTGATCCTGGCGGAGATGGACGGCACGCCTCGAGAGCAGGCGACCGTCGTCTTGCTCGTTGGGATCCCGCTGATACTGCTCGCGGCGGTCCAGGCCGCACTCGCGCCGGCGATCGAGAGCGTGCTCGACATCGTCATCTTCGAGCGGTTCGCGGCACTGGTGATCGCCGCCATCGCGGCGAAGACCGCCAGCGCGACCATCGGAGACTACCTCCCCAACCCGATCGTCGTGATCGGGCTGGGGCTGGTCGCGAGCATCGACCCCTCGGGGGCGACGTTCGTCGTGATGACCGATCCCGTCCTCGTCGTCCACGCGACGCTGGCGGCGGCCGTCGGCGTGGCGTTCGCGCTGACCATCGCCCTCACCGGACCGTACCTGCGGGAGTACATGGACATCGACCGGTTCCGCTTCGGGAGCGCGGTCGCGCTCGGATTGCTGCCGCTGTCCCTGCTCGGGATGGCCTTCGGACAGGCCCCGCTGGCTGCGTTGCTCGTCGCCGCCCTGTTCGCCGTCGACATTCCGTGGGGCGGCTCCGACGCGGACTCGAGTTCGGGTGCCGATTCGGGCTCTGCGGCCGCCCAGATGGGTGCGGTGGCCGACGGCGGGGACGTCGAGGACTCGAGCGAGCCGCCGGTCGAGGAGAGCGAGGAGGAGTCGAACGCGTATCCGGGCGACGACGGGACGGACACCGCGGGACGGGCTCCGTGGCTGTAGTGCGGTTTCAGTACCGAATCGAAACCACTTTAGGGTGGATCGCCCAACGAAGACTCGAGGGGTCGTGGCCAAGCCAGGCATGGCGGCTGACTCCAGAGGCAACGCGCCCGGGACGACACTCCAGACTGATATACTGATCGGACACCTGATCAGTGTCCGTGTGATGACCCTCTGGAGTTCCGAGGCGCACCGGAGATATCAGTAGATCGGGGGTTCAAATCCCTCCGACCCCATCCTCGCCGCTCGCAAACTCGCGAGCGGCAGGTATGCAAGAGGAGGGATTTGAATCAGGGAGCAACTTCGCTGCGACCGTGGTTCAAATCCCTCTCTGATTCGATTGTGCGTTCTTCTGGCACCGAACTCGTGTGCAGTCTCTCGGTAGTCGGAGATCCGAGTTCGGTATAGTAGCCACTGAAAGTCACTGCACACTCGATCGCACGACGGCTGCGCGATCGATGTGTGAACCGTTTCAGTTGGAACTATATTCCGACCGGCGTGGGAAACTGAAACACCCGCTTCGGCCGGTACACGGGCGTATTGATCAGATGTCTTTTTTCTAAGAATCCACTACCAGTTCTAATCGCAACTGGTAATTTAGATGTTGTTAGAATACAATTATTAGGCTGTCATCTGTATAGACGGTACAATGAGGTGTTATTGGCCCGAGCCGAACCCGCCTTGCAAGCCGAAGGCATGCCTCGAGTGTGAGACGCGTATCGATGGCGATGAAACTGAGGGATACTGGTTGGAGCGCGAAAACTGGCAAAACCCGAATTCGTATCATCTGTTTTGTCTAGATTGTTGTGCCGAAAAGATGACCGAGTGGCCAAACCACCCCGATGTAGATGGTGCAGACGCTGCGAAAGCGGTTCTGTACGAGTGACTTCCCGTCGGAGCCGGCAGCGTGATACCGACGCTGCCTGTACTCGTCTCGAGTTTTGCGAGTGCTCCGACTACCGAACCCACGGTACTATCGGCTGCTATTCTCGAGGCCGACGGCCAGAGCGAACCCCGAGGAACGCGGATCGATTCTCTCCCGGCTGAAGCCGGACCAGTTCGAGACAAGCCGGACGCTCGCGAGGGAGGCCCTCGAGAAGCGGTCACGACGTAATTCGTGTTTCAGTTAGCGACTGTCCGGCTCGAGCTCGTCCGCATCAAGTTCCCCATTGAGATACTGCTCCCCGAGAGCAGTGATAACGTAGTATCCCTCATCGACTCGAGCCACGAGACCATACTCAACCAACACGGAGAGCCGTCGACTGACGCCAGTCCGGTCACGATCGATGTTTCTCCCGATCGTCGTCGGACCAAGCTCTAACCCGGTATTCAGCACCTCCAGAATCCGCTCGTCTGTCGGATTCTGCATCCAATCACCGGGTTTCCTCATCAGTTACGCGTTTCTGACCGGCTTCTTACATCGTTCGAAACGCTCGAGTGGTTAGACGATACTGTGGATAAAATCCTACGATATCGTAGAAGGGCTTATTGTGATAGACGCGGGAGTAAGCAAATACGAGCATCGCAGTGGCTCACTACCTGTTGAGTCCAAATCGAAAATCCAACCCGGTACTTCAGACACCGGCTCCACCACAAGCTCCCGAAACCACCCTCCGAAACCCATGCACGACGAAACCCCACAGAACCATGACCGGCCCGCTCGAGCGACCGAACCACCCCGAAACTACCCCGCGCCCGACGGCCGAACCGCGTGGATCGAACTCACCGCCTTCCAGCGCGACTGTCTCGAGGCCGTCACCCGCCTCGAGCGAACCCACATCCCCGCCCGCGAACCCGCGATCATCGACGAACTCGAGCGCGCCTACCCCAGCGTCACCCGCACCAGACTCGATCCGAACCTGCACGTGCTCGTGGGTCACGGCCTGCTCGAGAAGCGGCGACTCGGGGCCCATCGGTACGTGTATCCCCTCACCGACGACGGGCGCGCCCTCCTCATCCAGCGCGCCGAACGCCTCGCGCTCGCCTGCGAGATCGGCGCGACCGATTCCGACGCGGTCGACGCGAGCGCTCGCGAGCGCGGCGAGGGGAACGGATGACCGACTCGAGCGACGGGGCTCCGACGCGGTGCCCGAACTGCGACGCGGCGATTCCCGAACGCGATCCGCTGGTGGGCTGGTGGCTCTGTGACGACTGCGCGATCGCGGTCACCGATGCCGGCGAACGGATGACGTGACTCGAGCCGATGGTGAGACCGCCCCCTCGAGCCAGCGCAGAAAGGTACGCCGCAGAGACAGAGCGGAAACTCACGCCACGGAAACCCCCTTCGCCGGTCACTCCTCGCCGTCGGTTTTGATGATCGCGAACCAGAAGTCCTCGATCGACTGGACGAACTCGACGAACTCGTCGGTCTCGACCGGTTTTTGGATGTACTCGTCGGCCTCGAGGTCGTGGGATCGCACGATGTCTTCGCCCATCTTCGAACTCGTGAGGACGACGACGGGAATCTCGCTCAACACCGGTTCGCCCTTCAGTTCCGCGAGCACCTCCATCCCGCTCTTGCCGGGGAGCTGGGGCTCGAGCAGGATCAGATCCGGCTGCGGGACATCCGCGTAGTCACCGCGTTGATGCACGAACTCGAGCGCCGCCTCGCCGTCGGAGACCGTGTGAACGGCGTTCGCGATTTTCCCCTCCTCGAAGTTCTCCTCGAAGAGCCGCACGTCGCCGTGATTCGGCTCGACCAGTAAAATGTCGACCACCTCCCCCAGATCAGTTTCGCCGGTTTCGTCTGCCGAAGCCATACGTGGCTATACAACCGCAAGAATAAAACTGCAACTCTCTGGCCCGATTACTGTCAAGTAGTCGTTTCAGCGTCTCTCAGGGCTGCGTCCCCCGTTCGGCGGACCAGCCGCCCGCCGCCAACTGCGGGAACGCGGAATCGCTACTCGCGGCCGCCGGCTCCCGTCACTCGCTCGACGACCAGCCGCTCGAGGCGCTCGATCCGCCGCTCGGTGCTCGGATGGGTCCGAAACGGGCCCGGCGACGCGACCGCCGCCTCGCGCGGGAGAATATCCAGCGCGCTCGCCGACTTCGCCCAGGTACGCTTGTCCTCGCTCGGCCGCGAGCGGTCGTCCGAGAGCGTCTCGAGCGCGCTGGCGAGGTCGCTCGGCGCGCCCGTCAGTTCCGCGGCCCCCCTGTCGGCCGCGAACTCCCGACCGCGCGAGAGGACGGCGATCCCGAACTGACAGCACAGTCGCTGTCCCGTCGTGACGACCGTCAGGAGCGCCCACAGGACGAGCCGGGCCAGATAGGCCAGGGGCTGAGAGACCAACAGTTTCCGGGACGGCGGATCGTCCGACCCCACGTGTTCGGCGACCAGCATCGGAACGAGCACGAGATTCATGATGCGGCTGTCGCCGTTCGCGAGGTGGCTGATCTCGTGTGCGAGCACCGCCTCCAGTTCCCCCGTCGAGAGCCGATTTACGAGCCCCGTGGTGACGATGACGGTCCCGCTCGAGCGGCCGCCGACGGCGTACGACGCCGGCCGTCGGCGATCGGCGACGTAGACATCCGGCTCCGGAACGTCTCCCTGCTGGGCGAGCCGACGGGCCATCGCCGCCAGTTCGGGATGGGTTTCGGACGCCGGCGCGCCCGCTTTCCCGAGTTCCGCCTGGAACTCCCGGATTTCGTCCCGGACCGGCCAGTAGTAGAGGACCGGGAGCAGGGGAATCCCGCTCGCGACCGCGACGCGGAGGGGATGCGTGAACGTCCACTGCACCACTCCGACGTAGCCCCCGGAAAACGGCAGGAGCAGCGTCTCGAGCACGTAGAGGACGAGGAGGATCCCGAGCCACGCGAGCGAGCCGCCGACGACGATCGCCGTCGCGGCGATGAGTATCGAGACGACCGTCAGTACGGCCAGAGCGACGACCATCCGCCAGAGCAGTGACGCTCGAATCCGGGCACCTGATGTCATCATATTGCCACCTCTACACGAGATGCACGGTCACCGTCGGTCATTAGTGTTCCGCATCTGACTGATAGAACGAACGTCACCGACGCTCGAGGACGCCGGACGACCTGCCGAGTACGCTGTGACTTCTCGGAATGATCCCTCGGTCCCCCTACGAGGAAGCGAGCGTTCAGCCGCGGTACCCGACGGGTCTGACGGTTAATCGTCCGGGGAAGCTCTTATCCTCTGCCCCACGAAATGTACCACGAATGACTTCATCTCCTCGAGCGGATCTCGATCCCTCGACACGAGCCCGCATCCGCCAACAGGAGGCCGTCGCCGAACTCGGACAGCGCGCCCTCGAGATCGACGATCTCACGCGTTTGCTTCGAGAGGCGACAGCGACGATCGCCGAGACGCTCGAGACCGAGTTCGTGGCGGTGCTCGAGTCGCTGCCGGCGACTGACGAGTGCGTCCTTCGGCAGGGCGTGGGCTGGCGCGACGGGTGCGTCGGGACCGCGACGGTGTCGGCGACTCCCGACTCGCAGGCCGGCCGCGCGCTGCGCGCCGACGGGCCGGTCGTCGTGGACGATCTGCGAACCGACGAGCGGTTTTCCGATCCCGACCTCTTCACCGATCACGGCATCGTCAGCGGGATCAGCGTCAGTATCGGCTCGGGCGAGGAGCCGTGGGGCGTCCTGGCAGCCCACCCGACCGAACGGCGGGAGTTCGCGGAACACGACGCGAATTTCATCCGGAGCGTGTCGAACATCCTCGCGATGGCCGTCGAGAACGAACGGACGGAGCGTCGGTTCGAGGCGGTTTTCGACGACCCGAACATCCTCGTCGGCCTGCTCGAGCCGGACGGGACGGTGCTGGATATCAACCGGACGGCGATGGACTACAT containing:
- a CDS encoding response regulator gives rise to the protein MASADETGETDLGEVVDILLVEPNHGDVRLFEENFEEGKIANAVHTVSDGEAALEFVHQRGDYADVPQPDLILLEPQLPGKSGMEVLAELKGEPVLSEIPVVVLTSSKMGEDIVRSHDLEADEYIQKPVETDEFVEFVQSIEDFWFAIIKTDGEE
- a CDS encoding M48 family metalloprotease encodes the protein MTSGARIRASLLWRMVVALAVLTVVSILIAATAIVVGGSLAWLGILLVLYVLETLLLPFSGGYVGVVQWTFTHPLRVAVASGIPLLPVLYYWPVRDEIREFQAELGKAGAPASETHPELAAMARRLAQQGDVPEPDVYVADRRRPASYAVGGRSSGTVIVTTGLVNRLSTGELEAVLAHEISHLANGDSRIMNLVLVPMLVAEHVGSDDPPSRKLLVSQPLAYLARLVLWALLTVVTTGQRLCCQFGIAVLSRGREFAADRGAAELTGAPSDLASALETLSDDRSRPSEDKRTWAKSASALDILPREAAVASPGPFRTHPSTERRIERLERLVVERVTGAGGRE
- a CDS encoding PadR family transcriptional regulator, whose product is MHDETPQNHDRPARATEPPRNYPAPDGRTAWIELTAFQRDCLEAVTRLERTHIPAREPAIIDELERAYPSVTRTRLDPNLHVLVGHGLLEKRRLGAHRYVYPLTDDGRALLIQRAERLALACEIGATDSDAVDASARERGEGNG
- a CDS encoding DUF5794 domain-containing protein, with the translated sequence MSTSQHPVALQMERIVGGDARLLALVMMLPLVDGVFPALILAGALDEPLGAFQVGLLIFGGSATVAVILAEMDGTPREQATVVLLVGIPLILLAAVQAALAPAIESVLDIVIFERFAALVIAAIAAKTASATIGDYLPNPIVVIGLGLVASIDPSGATFVVMTDPVLVVHATLAAAVGVAFALTIALTGPYLREYMDIDRFRFGSAVALGLLPLSLLGMAFGQAPLAALLVAALFAVDIPWGGSDADSSSGADSGSAAAQMGAVADGGDVEDSSEPPVEESEEESNAYPGDDGTDTAGRAPWL
- a CDS encoding winged helix-turn-helix domain-containing protein; its protein translation is MRKPGDWMQNPTDERILEVLNTGLELGPTTIGRNIDRDRTGVSRRLSVLVEYGLVARVDEGYYVITALGEQYLNGELDADELEPDSR